One Danio aesculapii chromosome 13, fDanAes4.1, whole genome shotgun sequence DNA window includes the following coding sequences:
- the adam8a gene encoding disintegrin and metalloproteinase domain-containing protein 8a: MQHTGLFITLLFFIYTWESLEALPHVMRYDVVRLQALRGRTRRSASSLQKYPEQLEYDVAVDGRNLTISLHRNRELLGKRYTLTHYGEDGISETKSSNKFNHCYYHGHIHNFEDSSVSVGLCSGMEGFLRVNDQVYLIEPLEESLDGDHAVYKQEHLRTKRGAYGYINDTVYDLGPKSSGLYKGKNMRNKAPRGGQQIVEMVLVVDNREYKKFGSFKKIEERMMLVANHVDKLYRPLNIRVMLVGLEVWSQRDLIDVSNMPNLTLERFLKWRRESLLQRKKHDNAHFITGIDFEGSTVGLATLYAMCSSSSSGAVNEDHNSNPIAVASTVAHEMGHNLGMSHDDSSCGCSSNKGCIMGDTIGSIYPDLFSTCSQSSLKAFLQNYDTNCLLDVSNEGQIYGGPVCGNAYVEKGEECDCGTVEECNNPCCNATTCRLTEGARCAHGECCHNCQLKHTGSLCRKSAHDCDLDEYCTGESAFCPEDDFKMNGLPCNYNQGYCYNGQCPTHKEHCKMLWGSGADVDDDACFQYNVIDRTSKSAEHRKCGRIYCYGGNPFPKTNKKANVNVQSRTCYMALDSSPTEELGMVPTGTKCGTNKVCYQSLCLDISMYGTENCSDKCNNRGVCNHELKCHCDPGWAPPYCDVQLSELHKMRKSVVIGVTTSLAILVLIIIIGALVYNRNKITEFRKKRPQKGIHSSSGQCNPAFQPGSAKSSPRIAQPRISQPTFLESSTTQACKPLRSPAMPCRPAPMPPKNAPQTRKEQIMKPPVPPPAISKNIYPPQAKPLLPASKPLPPSRPLPPLASKAVTKSKSPPVPPVKPSGPQPVFTPPQVIQKVALKPPAWPR; the protein is encoded by the exons ATGCAACACACTGGACTATTTATAACGCtgctttttttcatttatacatGGG AGAGTCTGGAGGCTTTACCTCATGTGATGCGCTATGATGTGGTTCGGCTTCAGGCACTGAGAGGGAGAACCAGAAGAAGCGCCTCTTCTCTCCAG AAATATCCTGAGCAACTTGAATATGATGTGGCTGTAGATGGGAGGAACTTGACAATATCTTTGCACAGAAATAG GGAACTTTTAGGAAAACGTTACACTTTGACACATTATGGCGAAGATGGGATTTCAGAGACAAAGTCTTCGAACAAATTT AATCACTGCTACTATCATGGACACATCCATAATTTTGAAGACTCTTCAGTCAGTGTGGGACTTTGTTCTGGAATGGa AGGGTTTCTGAGAGTGAACGATCAGGTTTATTTGATTGAGCCCCTGGAAGAGTCTTTGGATGGGGACCATGCTGTTTACAAGCAAGAGCATTTAAGGACTAAGCGAGGGGCCTATGGATACATTAATGACACAGTCTATGACCTTGGCCCAAAGTCTAGTGGGCTGTATAAAGGAAAAAATATG AGAAACAAAGCCCCGAGAGGTGGACAGCAGATTGTTGAGATGGTTTTAGTTGTTGATAATAGAGAG TACAAGAAGTTTGGAAGTTTTAAGAAAATAGAAGAAAGAATGATGCTGGTCGCAAACCATGTAGACAAG CTTTACCGGCCTTTAAACATACGTGTCATGTTGGTTGGACTGGAGGTTTGGTCTCAAAGAGACTTAATTGATGTCAGCAATATGCCAAATCTTACTCTGGAACGGTTTTTAAAATGGCGTCGAGAGAGCCTGCTTCAGAGGAAGAAGCATGACAATGCCCATTTTATTAC tggtatAGATTTTGAAGGGTCCACTGTTGGGTTGGCTACATTATATGCAATGTGCTCTTCTTCATCCTCTGGTGCTGTGAATGAG GACCATAACAGCAATCCCATTGCAGTGGCTTCTACAGTTGCACATGAAATGGGACATAATCTGGGAATGTCACATGATGATTCAAGCTGTGGATGCTCCTCTAACAAGGGCTGCATTATGGGAGATACCATTGG GTCTATTTACCCGGATTTATTCAGTACTTGCAGTCAGTCATCATTAAAGGCATTTTTGCAGAACTATGACACCAACTGTCTACTAGATGTGTCAAATGAGGGTCAGATATATGGAGGCCCAGTTTGCGGAAATGCCTATGTTGAAAAAGGCGAGGAGTGTGACTGTGGAACTGTTGAG GAATGCAACAACCCCTGCTGCAATGCCACCACTTGTCGATTAACTGAAGGTGCCCGTTGTGCACATGGAGAGTGCTGCCATAATTGCCAG CTGAAACATACAGGCAGCCTGTGCAGAAAAAGTGCTCACGACTGTGATTTGGACGAATACTGTACAGGAGAGTCAGCTTTCTGTCCTGAAGATGATTTTAAGATGAATGGACTCCCCTGCAATTATAATCAGGGCTACTGTTACAACGGACAATGTCCAACACATAAGGAACACTGCAAGATGCTCTGGGGATCAG GTGCTGATGTGGATGATGATGCCTGCTTTCAGTATAATGTGATTGACAGAACCTCCAAAAGCGCTGA ACACAGAAAATGTGGGAGAATATACTGTTATGGTGGGAATCCTTTTCCCAAAACCAACAAAAAAGCAAATGTAAATGTTCAATCAAGAACCTGCTACATGGCTTTGGATTCGTCACCCACAGAAGAGTTAGGCATGGTTCCAACAGGCACCAAATGTGGCACAAATAAG GTGTGTTACCAAAGCCTTTGCCTCGATATCAGTATGTACGGCACTGAGAACTGCTCGGATAAATGCAACAATCGTGGC GTGTGCAACCACGAGTTGAAGTGTCACTGCGATCCAGGCTGGGCACCACCATATTGTGATGTTCAACTCTCAGAACTTCACAAAA TGAGAAAATCTGTGGTTATTGGTGTTACTACATCTTTAGCCATCCTTGTGCTGATCATTATTATTGGAGCGCTGGTGTATAACAGGAACAAaataacagaatttagaaagAAAAG GCCACAGAAGGGCATCCACTCTTCTTCAGGCCAGTGCAATCCTGCATTTCAACCAGGAAGTGCAAAGAGCAGCCCCAGAATCGCACAGCCACGCATCAGTCAACCAACTTTCCTTGAGTCTTCCACTACTCAGGCCTGCAAACCTCTTCGGTCTCCGGCGATGCCCTGTAGACCTGCACCAATG CCTCCAAAGAACGCGCCACAGACCAGGAAAGAACAG ataATGAAACCTCCTGTCCCACCTCCAGCCATTTCCAAAAATATTTATCCTCCTCAG GCAAAACCCCTACTGCCAGCATCtaaaccactgcctccatcaAGACCCTTACCACCACTGGCATCTAAAGCT GTGACTAAATCCAAATCACCTCCAGTGCCTCCTGTGAAACCCAGCGGGCCTCAGCCAGTATTTACTCCACCTCAG GTAATCCAGAAAGTTGCACTGAAACCACCAGCGTGGCCCAGATGA
- the znf511 gene encoding zinc finger protein 511, with product MLQPEIIELLASTTPQILAKNIPVTENRESQRHVIQQKAEGVEDGAVSPFEFRPQRLRFTVENEYFEDGDIHRHMYLQNIVTSFADDKQPATISEFRCHIAGCKQLFDTLEGYEHHYNTLHRNVCSNCKRSFPSNRLLEIHILEWHDSLFQIMAEKQCMYECLVEGCGLKFKTSKERKDHLIRTHSYPADFRFDKSKKIGRTTEKKSQQIKDALMDVSATILQQENSESMDFSLTPEPVETEPMQAANLKPRYTYKVPSSICFGQGSVRGFRGRRKK from the exons ATGCTTCAACCCGAAATAATTGAACTTTTGGCCTCTACTACACCACAAATTTTGGCAAAGAATATACCGGTAACAGAAAACAGGGAATCCCAGAGGCATGTTATACAACAAAAAGCCGAGGGTGTGGAAGACGGAGCTGTATCGCCATTCGAATTCAGACCTCAACGACTTCGTTTTACTgtggaaaatgaatattttgag GATGGCGACATACACAGACACATGTACCTACAGAATATAGTGACGTCATTTGCGGATGACAAACAACCTGCAAC TATCTCTGAGTTCAGGTGTCACATCGCAGGATGCAAACAATTATTCGACACACTGGAAGGATATGAGCACCACTACAATACATTACATCGAAATGTGTGCTCCAACTGTAAGCGCTCGTTTCCATCAAATCGCCTGCTGGAGATCCACATATTGGAGTGGCATGACTCTCTTTTCCAGATCATGGCAGAGAAACAGTGCATG TATGAGTGCTTGGTTGAAGGATGTGGACTGAAATTCAAAACGAGCAAAGAAAGGAAAGATCATCTCATCAGAACGCATAGCTATCCAGCAGACTTCAGATTTGACAAGTCAAAGAAGATCGGAAG aacaacagaaaaaaagagtcAACAGATAAAGGATGCACTTATGGATGTTTCTGCGACCATTCTGCAACAAGAAAACTCTGAGTCCATGGACTTTTCTCTGACCCCAGAGCCTGTGGAAACAGAACCAATGCAGGCAGCTAATCTAAAACCACGATACACATACAA AGTTCCATCATCCATTTGTTTCGGTCAAGGCTCAGTCAGAGGCTTCAGAGGAAGGAGGAAGAAATAG